The stretch of DNA TAAGTAGCAGTCAGTGATATGTTCCTTATAGCAATATTTGAAATTAGTCAAATATTCTGCAGGGTTTGGAGGCAAAGTTTATCATGGCAGTAAGTGagattgaaattaatttctaaagGTTTTATCTCTTAGtgtgatatttttcttctgtttttgttAATCAGATGTGTGGTGCTAGTGGTTAGGCCGCTTAAGACACTTTTTTGTGCAGCTTGTAACAGCAATATGTCTCTTTTAGCCCGTCTTAATTCATGCCTTGATCAAATGAGAGAAGTTTTGGCAGAGTCTGTACCAGAGCAAACAATGGTGCAAGCAGTACTGGATAGTAAATTTGATGTACAGAAGGCTTTGGATCTTGTGCTTTCACAAGGcagtaagaaaaatgtgaagacCAAGAATGAGAACGCTGTGATTGTAGGAAACACAACAAAAGGTATACttctatttatttgtttacattCAAAATGATTCATTTCTATGTACAGTTTAATTTTGGCTTTATAAGCTGTGAAGATGCCTTAGTCAtttattagaaaattaaaaaaagaccaaCTTACTCTTCTATTTCTGTGttctaaaaacatttaaaggaaaCAGTAGCTTTTCTTGAGCTAGAAGTCAAAATAAAACCTTAGTGTCAGCTTAAATTCAAACTGCAACCATCTGCACTTCACAGTAAATTTCTGGTTTCTAATATTTGACTTAGCTGAATGAATACATGTCTTAAAAGTTGGACAATGTCTTTAAGTTTTATGCACTTCCATTATTTGTTTGGTGAACTGACATCTGTCATCCCTAATACCTCCCTTTTTTTGGGAGTGTCTATACAGTAACTTATTTTGATTTATGCTTAAATGTTCATAAACTTTACTGGCATTCTTTGCTGATTCTTAAAGTTTCTTAGGTATTTCAGTATATACTTGTAATTTAATTGTAGAACATTGCATATCTTCAGATAACACTTAGTAATTAAATGCCTTTTCatgtttcctgattttttttttttgttgctgctgtctactttaaaaaaaaaaaattggatatTTCATTGTGACTGCACTTCCATCTGAAAATTACTGGCTATTGTAAGGTAAGGAGACTTACTTTGTTCTCTGGAAATGTGTATTGATACAGACAATTTCTCTTGTGCAGTAGAAAATGTTGCTGACAACACCAACAAACCTGGGTTTGGAAACTTGACAGCCAAAAGTGGTTCAGCTTGTTACTCTTTAATTACAAATGACAAAATGCTCCTTAATGCTGAAAAATCCAATATACTTTCATCTGAAAGGAAAGGATTGAAATCCCCCTCGTTTGTTCTGTCGTCTTCTTTCAGTGATGATTTGTGTAAAGGATCATTTTGTGAACCTGTGAATAAACAGGCAGAGAATCAACTACCAGAAAGTGCTAATGCAGTAAGTTCGTTTCCTGACAGTGAAGATGTGCACTTTAGCGTAGGAAGTAACCCATCTGGAAATTCTTCCTTTAAGAAGTTGGAATGCAATGAAACAAAGGACTTGAAATCCTTGGTGATGCAGAATGTGGTTTGTGATTCTCTGAGTCCTGAAGACAGCATTCCTCTTGTTTCCTCAAGTCCTTCTGATTGTAATAGTAATGCAAATTTTTACAGTCCACCATGTTTAACAAGTGCTTTAGGAAAATTGGCTCTTGCTAACGAAGTCAGTCATACTGTAAATAGGAAGAATGAACTTCTTGAAAATTCTTCTTCACTTGTGCAaagtagaaaacaagaaagcCCCTCTTCAGACATGGCTGCTTTGCCAGTGTTAAGGTCTGGAAGTACATCATTGGCTGACTTACTTCAGGAGCACCAGGAAAGCAGTGCTAGCCACTGTTATTCTTTGACTGATCTTTATACCCAGTCAATTGCAAGTCTCACTGATATGAAACTGGGAACCTCACCATTATCACAACTAGTAAGTCAACCCCAAACTTTGTGTGGGATGCCAGAGCTAACAGGATCTTTGTCTTCTCTAGCCCTCTCTAAAGTTTCTCCACTAAAGGAGGTTGAGAATTTATCACTCTCAGATTTAATAGCAGAGACTATCGAAATAGATAAAACTCAAGAACAGACAGACTTCCCCATGCTCAGTGTAACTGAATTGAGGCCCTCTAAAAGAACCAACATTGATTTAAGTGTCCTTGTAAAAAATGCAGATGTATCTGCAGAACAAAATGTGGTGAGACAGTCAAATATCTTAAGCCCTGAAActaaacttttaaaagaaaaacaaggaaaatgttCTGGTTCtgccaaaacaaataaaaaacccagaagaggGCTTATTCCTAAGAGGCAGGATTTGTCCCTTTCATGGGTGAAGGCGCTGTGTGCAAGACCGTCAGCTTTTGCTTTAACCTTGTGTCTCCGTTATCCTCCAAAAGGTTATAAGCGGCGCACAATTGGTATACATAAAGCTTTCCTATACAGTAGACAAGTACAAGACATAAAACCTAAGGAAACTGGTCCTATAATAACCATAACACCATTTGACTTCAAATCAGCTTCTCCTGATGATATTGTGAAAGCTAACCAAAAAAGGGCTTTTACAAGACAgtagtgcaaaaaaaaaaaaaaagaaaaaaaattgtgtttatagcttggtataaaaaaaaattcattatatAGGACCTATTTATACTACagaattgaatttttttatttttttaacgGACATGTTACAGTTCTCACTGTTTGGTAGCAAATTTGTATGTGAACTTTTAAGCTGTTGCACTGAGTATCTTTATTTTTGCCTAATTTTGACTGacaatttaacatttttaacttTTGCAAAGTCTTGAACTTTAGTATATAGATATTGTATGTACAAAATTCTATAAACACCATTAGACTTCTTGAAACATCTCTAGGTATTGAAGGTACAGTTCATTGGGAAAAACactgaattattattttgtgaAGTAATTTAGTTGTGCTATATGGTGTACAGTTTGGGGAGTGGGAACCTTAGTTCATATTACGactgttttattaaatgttCTTAAAGTTCGATTTTCTCATAAGGTATGTTATTAAACTGCTAGTCTTGTAATTGATATTTCCAGTCAATGTCATTATTCTCTTCTATCTTTATACTGATTACTATTACAACAGAAATACCTTTAGTTTTTAAAAGCCTCACTAACCTCAGGTTTTGACAGTTTTAGCTGTGGTAGGACAGGTATAGTTTTTGATAGGACCAAATTTGTAGGGGAGCAAGCAATTAAAATTGTGTGCTCCCCCTCTCCAATCAGCTGTCAAAACATGatattcagaattttaaaacagctaTTTTGTAAGCATATACTTGTTGCATGTATTTCATGAGAGGTTTCACTAGCATTCTATGGTTTATTCTCAAGTCTTTCAGAAAAGTATTGGAATAACAGCTCTTTCAACTTTAGCATGAGAGTCTTTgctcaatggaaaaaaaattgggcaAAGCGTAAGTGCTGTTTGTGTCTGCCTCTTGTCTGTTTTGAAGAAAGCTTCCTTTAGTAATGGAAAT from Haliaeetus albicilla chromosome 7, bHalAlb1.1, whole genome shotgun sequence encodes:
- the LOC138686091 gene encoding uncharacterized protein, which gives rise to MQNVVCDSLSPEDSIPLVSSSPSDCNSNANFYSPPCLTSALGKLALANEVSHTVNRKNELLENSSSLVQSRKQESPSSDMAALPVLRSGSTSLADLLQEHQESSASHCYSLTDLYTQSIASLTDMKLGTSPLSQLVSQPQTLCGMPELTGSLSSLALSKVSPLKEVENLSLSDLIAETIEIDKTQEQTDFPMLSVTELRPSKRTNIDLSVLVKNADVSAEQNVVRQSNILSPETKLLKEKQGKCSGSAKTNKKPRRGLIPKRQDLSLSWVKALCARPSAFALTLCLRYPPKGYKRRTIGIHKAFLYSRQVQDIKPKETGPIITITPFDFKSASPDDIVKANQKRAFTRQ